A segment of the Lolium perenne isolate Kyuss_39 chromosome 3, Kyuss_2.0, whole genome shotgun sequence genome:
ggaggactcttcaccgccatggtcgcctccggagtgatgtgtgagtagttcacccctggactatgggtccatagcagtagctagatggttgtcttctcctaattgtgctatcattgtcgatcttgtgagctgcctaacatgatcaagatcatctatttgtaatgctgcatgttgcgtttgttgggatccgatgaatattgaatgctatgttatgttgattattgatctatcagctatgtgttgtttatgatcttgcatgctctccgttattagtagaggctcttgccaagtcgttacttgtaactccaagagggagtatttatgctcgatagtgggttcatgcctccattaaatctgggacagtgacagaaagttctaaggttgtggatgtgctgttgccactagggataaaacatcaatgctatgtctaaggatatttgtgttgattacattacgcaccatacttaatgcaattgtctgttgtttgcaacttaatactggagggggttcggatgataacctgaaggtggaatttttaggcatagatgcatgctggatagcggtctatgtactttgtcgtaatgcccaattaaatctcacactactcaaaataacatgtatgtgcattgtcatgccctctttatttgtcaattgcccaactgtaatttgttcacccaacatgctatttcttatgggagagacaccactagtgaactgtggaccccagtccattcttttacatcgaatacaatctactgcaatactcgttcttactgttctctgcaaacatcatcatccacactatacatctaatcctttgttacagcaagccggtgagattgacaacctcactttcacgttggggcaaagtaatttggttgtgttgtgcaggttccacgttggcgccggaatccctggtgttgcgctgcactacactccgccgccatcaaccttcaacgtgcttcttggctcctactggttcgattaaccttggtttcttactgagggaaaacttgctgttgtacgcatcacaccttcctcttggggtttccaacggacgcgtgctgtacgcgtatcaatcaataagagtgaaaagttaaagcttggggatgcccccgtggttcatccctgcatattttaagaagactcaagcatctaagcttggggatgcccaaggcatctccttcttcatcgacaacttatcaggtcacctctagtgaaactatatttttattccatcacatcttatgtgctttacttggagcgtctgtgtgcttttatttttgtttttgttattttcattctctgaataaattcatgcttgtgtgggagagacacacgctcttgttcatatgaacactggtgttcttagctttacttttaatgttcatggcgaaggttgaaactgcttcgttcatcattattatggttggaaacggaaaatgcttcatgtggtaattggtataatgtcttgaataatttgatacttggcaattgttgtgctcatatagatcatgtttaagcttttgcatcatgtactttgcacctattaatgaagaactacatagagcttgttaaaatttggtttgcatgattggtctctctagagtctagatattttctggtgaggtgtttgaacaacaaggaagacaatgtggagtcttataatgcttgcaatatgtgcttatgtaaattttgctgtaccggttcatacttgagtttgcttcaaacaaccttgctagcctaagccttgtattgagagggaatacttgccgtgcatccaaaatccttgagccaaaaactatgccatttgtgtccaccatacctacctactacatggtatttctcagccatttcaaagtaaattacttgagtgctacctttaaaaatttcattctttgtctttgcaatatatagctcatgggaaaatagcttaaaaactattgtggtattgaatatgtaccttatatatcttatttcttataagttgcttgttgagcggtaaccatgtttctggggacgccatcaactattacacctttgttgaatatcatgtgagtttctatgcatgttcgtcttatctgaagtaagggtgatttatcatgatcaaacagtttgagtatgcatattgttagagaagaacattgggccgctaactaaagccatgaatcatggtggaagtttcagtttggacactaatcctcaatctcttatgagaatattatttgttgttgaatgcttatgcattaaagaggagtccattatctgttgtctatgttgtcccggtatggatgtctaagttgataataatcaaaagcgagaaatccaatgcgaactttctccttagacctttgtacaggcggcatagaggtacccctttgtgacacttggttgaaacatatgctatgcaatgataatccatgtaaatccaaactaattaggacaaggtgcgagcactattggtaatctatgcatgaggcttgcaacttataagatgtcttatgcataacacatatgctttattactaccgttgccaaaattgtttctatgttttcaaaataaaagctctagcacaaaaatagtaatccatgcttcactctgcgaagggccattcttttactttatgctgagtcagtttacctacttccttccatcttataagcaaacacgtgtgttaactgtgcattgattcctacatacttacttatttgcattcatcatattactttgtgttgacaattatccatgagatatacatgttgaagttgaaagcaaccgctgaaacttatatcttcctctgtgttgcttcaaagctttctactttgaatttattgctttatgagttaactcttatgcaagtcttattgatgcttgtctcgaaagtactattcatgaaaagtctttgctatatggttcagttgtttactcattgtctttaccattgcttcgaatcgctgcattcatctcatgtgctttacaatagtattgatcaagattatgatagcatgtcacttcagaaattatctttgttatcgtttacctactcgaggacgagtaggaactaagcttggggatgcttgatacgtctcaaacgtatctataatttcttatgttccatgctacttttatgatgatactcacatgttttatacacactttacatcattattatgcattttccggaactaacctattaacgagatgccgaagtgccagtttctgttttgtgctgtttttggtttcagaaatcctacaaaggaaatattctcggaattggacgaaatcaacgcccagtagcttatttttcccggaagcttccagagcaccgaagaggggccagaggggagccaagggggccccaccccacaaggcggcgcggccaagggggggggggcgccccctactgtgtgggccccccagggcccctccgactccgcctcttcgcctataagactcctcgtgacctaaaacttcgacaccaataagccacgatacgagaaaagttccagagccgccgccatcgcgaagctaaGATTCGGGGGACCGAAGTCTctattccagcacgccgccgggacggggaattgcccccggaaggcatctccatcgacaccaccgccatcttcatcgccgctgctgtctcccatgatgaggagggagtagttctcccccgaggccgagggttctaccggtagctatgtggttcatctctctcccatgtacttcaatacaatgatctcatgagctgctttacatgatcgagatccatatgatgagctttgtatcactattaatctatgtgctactctagtgatgttattaaagtacgctattcctcctccatgatgtaatgttgacagtgtgtgcatcatgtagtacttggcataggttatgattgtaatctcttgtagattatggagttaactattactatgatagtattgatgtgatctattccccctttcatagcccgacggtgacagtgtgcatgctatgttagtactcggtctaaattgcaatggtctatcatacactctaaaggttacttaaatatgaacaccggatgttgtggagcttgttaactccggcctgagggagctcttgtagccctacacaatgaatggtatttgtcatccaacaagagagtgtagagaaagtagcatttatctattcaattatgtgatcaatgttgagagtgtccactagtgaaagtatgatccctaggtcttgtttccaaacatcgaaacaccatttatttactgttccactgcatgtttagccatatttatttcagattgctattaccactcatattcatccatatcacttgcattttactatctcttcgccgaactagtgcacctatacatctgacaagtgtattaggtgtgttggggacacaagagatttcttgtatcgtaattgcagggttgcttgagagggatatctttgacctctacctccctgagttcgataaaccttgggtgattcacttaagggaaacttgctgctgttctacaaacctctgctcttggaggcccaacactgtctacaggaatagaagcgtgcgtagacatcatcccCATTGAAGTTATCTGTGGCACCTGTGTCTCTGTTGAGGCGTGGTGGTCTGTCTTGGTGGTGTCTTGGAATGCATCTCTCCTTGTTCTAGGGTGAACACCTCCACCTGCCATTGGTACGACGTCTTGTGATCCATGACGAGAGGGTCGGGACTCTCTTCGGCGATGGAGAGTGAAGATGTTGCTTCACTAACATAGAAGGGTGAACACATAGTGCTGCCCTCCATACCATAGCTTATTTGTTGTTGGTGCTGCTTCTATGTTGGCGTTCACGCGAGGAGAACATCGCCGGATCAAACTGTGTTTCTTATTTATCTTTGTTTGATTGAGTTGTTTACGTTCTTACAACATTCTTGCATCTTTCAACCGTACGACTTTATTAATTGAAAGGAGGCGGGTGAAATATACACCTTTTCTTTAGAACAATGTGAAATATACACATATtcgaataataataataataataatcgtACAGGCCATGGGCTGTTTTTCACAAATTTTCTGCCAGAAGGCAACAACTGCTTTAACGGTTTAACCCATCAGGGGCCGTCTAGGCAGCCACCCGAGCGCGTGGCGATATACGATACCAACCCTCGCCTTTTATCGCCCAGCCATATCATATCCCCCCTTTCCTTTTTcccttcccaaatcgtcgaaacccTAGCTCGCTTTCGCCGCCGATCTCCCCCACCTCGCCGTCGCCATGGGCAAGAAGCGGAAGCTCGAGTCCAAATCCACTGCCGCTGccagggccgccgccgccaaggccACGGCTGCTGCTGCCAAGATCGCCGAGCCAGCGGCTCCCACCCCCCAGCCCGAAACCCTAGCCGAATTCTACGCCCCGTCCTCCCAAACCGTGGCCCAGAAAACCGGATCCGCCGCTGCGGCCACGGAGGAGAAGCCGCCCCAGGAGCTGGGCGGCGAGGAGGACGAgtgggaggaggtggaggtggaagaggaggtggacgaggaggagcagcagcagcaggcggATGAGGAGGTGGACGAGGGCGAGAGCGACCCCGCCTCGATCCAGGCGCTGCTGGAGGCGTTCCCCAAGGAGCAGCTCGTCGAGCTTCTCCGCGACGCCGCCGTCGGCCACGGCGACGTGCTCGCCGCCGTCCGCGCCGCGGCCGACGCGGATCCGGCCCAGCGGAAGATCTTCGTCCATGGCCTCGGCTGGGACACCACCGTCGACACCCTCAAGGAGGCGTTCGGCCCCTACGGCGAGATCGAGGACCTCAAGCTCGTCTCCGACCGTAACACGGGCAAGTGCAAGGGCTACGGCTTCATCCTCTTCCGCCGCCGTGCCGGCGCCCGCGCAGCCCTGCTCGAGCCCCAGAAGAAGATCGGCAACCGCACCACCTCCTGCCAGCTCGCCTCTGTGGGCCCTGTCCCGTCTGGCGGTGCGGCCAGCAACCCTATGCTCGCTACATCTCCAGCTCCAGCTCCGCCAGCGTTGGTACTGCCACCAGTGTCTGAGTACACGCAGCGCAAGATTTTTGTCAGCAATGTTGGCGCAGAAATCGACCCACAGAAACTGATGCAGTTCTTTGCAAAGTATGGTGAGATTGAGGAGGGTCCACTTGGGCTTGACAAGGCAACCGGGAAGCCCAAGGGGTTTGCTCTGTTTGTCTACAAGACCCTTGATGGCGCCAAGAAGGCGCTGCAGGAGCCGCATAAGTCGTTTGAAGGTGTTATGCTGCACTGCCAGAAGGCAATCGATGGACCCAAACCCAACAAAGGTGGAGGATATGGTGCTGCCAGTACCAGTGGGAGGAAGGGTGCTGCTGGTTATGGCGCCAGTAGCCATTCT
Coding sequences within it:
- the LOC127342362 gene encoding RNA-binding protein P, yielding MGKKRKLESKSTAAARAAAAKATAAAAKIAEPAAPTPQPETLAEFYAPSSQTVAQKTGSAAAATEEKPPQELGGEEDEWEEVEVEEEVDEEEQQQQADEEVDEGESDPASIQALLEAFPKEQLVELLRDAAVGHGDVLAAVRAAADADPAQRKIFVHGLGWDTTVDTLKEAFGPYGEIEDLKLVSDRNTGKCKGYGFILFRRRAGARAALLEPQKKIGNRTTSCQLASVGPVPSGGAASNPMLATSPAPAPPALVLPPVSEYTQRKIFVSNVGAEIDPQKLMQFFAKYGEIEEGPLGLDKATGKPKGFALFVYKTLDGAKKALQEPHKSFEGVMLHCQKAIDGPKPNKGGGYGAASTSGRKGAAGYGASSHSMAGSLGAGYGMSSPASLASLPGGVPGGQGMNPVLGQALTAFLANQGGGLGLNNILGVGPNASGVPNSGSSGTLGGGGVPGMPGGYMGGYGGGGGYGGPPGGPGRNYMGH